Proteins co-encoded in one Garra rufa chromosome 21, GarRuf1.0, whole genome shotgun sequence genomic window:
- the fosaa gene encoding protein c-Fos, translated as MFLSKAKKTDPDSSCSSAGDTRPNKPTDAPMDSSTQGSCVDAESPSSFVPTVTAISSTPDLQWMVQPTIITSVSPSLGRGESSEPAKSKASGNKGKCATRKSKSEQLSPEEEEKKRIRRERNKMAAAKCRNRRRELTDTLQAETDKLEEDKASLQAEIENLLKEKERLEYVLATHKPLCQLPEELDCLFPESPQPLPTSETASKLPEDVPQDAASLQDLEIPMVPSTAISGNSNILLCSSAEVSLCDLEPSLDVKDDLLAGVDEDRVSAETARSVPDIDLTGSLGITDWETLYKSVANDLEPLSTPVVSTSTPTCSNYLSVFTFACPELDSLAEGLDGCKGGVSKAESSVDILNSPTLLAL; from the exons ATGTTTCTGAGCAAAGCGAAGAAGACTGATCCGGACTCCTCATGCTCTTCTGCTGGGGACACCCGCCCGAACAAACCCACCGATGCCCCGATGGACAGCAGCACACAG GGATCGTGCGTGGACGCCGAGTCTCCAAGCTCGTTCGTTCCGACGGTCACCGCGATCTCCAGCACACCAGACCTGCAGTGGATGGTCCAGCCGACGATCATCACATCTGTGTCTCCGTCTCTGGGTAGAGGCGAAAGCAGTGAACCGGCAAAGAGCAAGGCGTCTGGGAACAAGGGGAAATGCGCGACCAGAAAGAGCAAGAGCGAGCAG CTCTCTCCGGAGGAAGAGGAGAAGAAGAGGATCAGGAGAGAGAGGAATAAAATGGCTGCAGCGAAGTGTCGCAACAGACGGAGAGAACTCACCGACACCCTTCAGGCA GAAACAGACAAGCTAGAAGAGGACAAAGCATCCCTCCAGGCTGAAATTGAAAATCTCCTGAAGGAAAAGGAAAGGCTTGAGTATGTTCTGGCCACTCATAAACCTCTTTGCCAGCTGCCTGAAGAGCTGGACTGCCTGTTTCCAGAGTCTCCCCAGCCTCTTCCAACTTCAGAAACGGCTAGCAAACTCCCAGAGGACGTCCCGCAAGACGCCGCTTCCCTGCAGGACTTGGAGATCCCCATGGTACCGTCCACCGCCATTTCTGGGAACTCCAACATCCTGCTGTGCTCCAGCGCAGAGGTCAGTTTGTGCGACCTCGAGCCCTCTCTGGATGTCAAGGACGATCTCCTCGCCGGCGTCGACGAGGACCGGGTCTCGGCGGAAACCGCCCGCTCCGTGCCCGACATCGACCTGACCGGCTCGCTGGGCATCACGGACTGGGAAACCCTCTACAAGTCTGTGGCCAATGATCTAGAACCTTTGAGCACTCCGGTGGTGAGCACGTCCACACCTACCTGCAGCAACTACCTGTCCGTATTTACCTTCGCCTGCCCAGAGCTGGACTCCCTGGCCGAGGGCCTGGACGGTTGCAAAGGTGGCGTGAGCAAAGCGGAATCTAGCGTCGATATCCTCAACTCTCCCACCCTTCTTGCCTTATAA